The sequence TCAGCTTGCTTTCGTACATATCAGTTCCTATCTGTCCGAAATGGTTCGCTTTCGGACAATTGAGTGCATCCGACTTTTGACATTTCGTGCAGACGTCTTCTGAAAAAAAAGTGACGTTGTCACATAATTAATTGGTTTGTTAGTTTATTGTTTTATTAGTTTGGCGTATAATTAACAAACAACTCATCGCAACGGAAATAGCATCATGCGCCCAGCAACGTTTGAACCACAACAAATTATTGAGGCAGGATTGGCATTGCAGGTCGAAGGAAAAAGTATTAACGGATTTGCGTTGCGAAATAAAGTTGGCGGTGGTAATCCTGCGAGATTAAAATAAATATGGGATGAGTATCTTTCCGCTCAGATGGAAGTTACGGCAGAACCGGCAGTTGAACTGCCCGTGGAAGTAGCTGAGGAAGTTAAAACAGTATCGCCAGCTCTGGCTGAACGAATCAATCAGCTTGCTACAGAGCTGAATGACAAGGCCGTAAAAGCCGCAGAGTTGCGCGTTTTCGAAGTCACTCGTGCAGCAGGTGAACAAACAGCACAGGCTGAGCGAGAGTTAGCTGATGCTGCGCAGACCGTGAATGATCTAGAAGAACGGCTGGATGTATTGAGTAATCAGTATAATATCAGTTGCTCGACTTGACCCAGACGGATTTCGAGCAATAAATACATTTATAGATAGTATAAAAGATGACTACGAAAGAACATAATTGTGTTTATATAAAAAATTTATGAACGGGCTTGAGTATCAAGCCCTATACACAAACCATCAGCTAAAATTCATGTAATGGTATGAATTATATCATTAAAATAAATTCAATGCTATATATTAAAGAGAATTACTATTTATTGAGTAATACTGAGTGACGTTTTTTTATATCGAGGGGATAGCGAAAGGATTTATTTGGCTGCAACTCTCAAAAAGAAAGATATCAAAATTTAGCTTAATGGACAATTTAAATTACATGTACCCATGGAAAAATGGAGCTTACGCTCCTTTTTCCAATTTTAATATTTCGCCTTGTGTTATTTCTAATACTGTTTTCAGGGCTTTTTCATATTGTTGTATTCTTTCTCTGGCTATCGATAACTCTTCTTCTAATTTCGTGTTGCCTGTCCGGTGTAAGTTTAAAACTTGTTCAGCAAAGAAATCTTTTTCATCTTCTATATAAAAATAGCATAAGGGAACATCTAGGATTTTAGCCATCTCATGAGCAGTTTTGTATTCAGGTGAAACAATCCCACGCTCATATCGGGATATAGTGACTTTCGCTACATCCTCATCCTCAAAGCCTAATTTTTCACCTAATTCTCTCTGAGAAAGTCCCTGAGCTTTTCTAGAATCAGATAGTCGTTTTTTATTCATAGATATACATTTTTTATTCATAACATGGGTATTACGTTAGCTTGACTATTTACTATCACTATCACAAAATGAGCACCAGAAACACAAAGTGTTTACCTTGATTATTGGGTAAACAATATATGATTTCTAAAGTGATTTTCCATTGGTAACATCAGGGAATTATAACATTTGATATTAGAATAAAATAATAAATAATAAACAAGACTCGATGCAATTCCCCTTTTAAAACCCGTAAAAGGGGATTTTTTTGAAAAATCCAACTGAAAATGTGTTTTTATGGAGATAAACTATTTTACTCACTGTGATACATGTGATCTTCTTACTGAAAAATTCAAACAATTTTCATGGAATAGAACATTATCGGAATTGAAAAAAGAAGTGATGGATCTTGTTAAATCATTTGAAAATGATAAATATACTATATTGACGTTGCATATTTTAAATGCATTGGTTGTTCATTCTCTAAATCTTCGTAATTTCTAGCTCCAGTTAACCACATTGCTGAACGAGACGCGCGCGTCTCAATTTCCCACATTTCGTCAGGTTCAAAGATAACAGCTTCTTCTGTTTCAACTGCTCTTTTTGGTTCTTCTGGAACAATACAGGGTTTGCTAAATATCCAGTTTTTTGCTTCTTTTCTTGTATGAAAAAGAAATCGATAGGTAACACAGTCAGTGGTATCACGGATACCATACAAACTTAATCCATCTTGAAACTTAACTACGTAAATACTATGTGACATATGATCTCCGATACATATATTAAATAATCATTAAATTAAATATCGCAAAAAATCAATTGGTTATAGTATAATAAGTGTTTAATTAATTAAACAGGAATAAAGTAAGTATGAAAAAAACGGATAATGGAATAATGTATATTGCAATGAATATTATTGGTATCTTTCTTCTAAGTATCTTCATGTTACATGAAGTAACAAAAAAACCACTAACAGAAATCATTAACACATCTTCATCTTTAGGTGTCTTTATAGTAGCAATTTATTCAATGATTATAACATTACTCGGTATCATTTATTCGAAAAAAAATATTGCGGTGATACAGGTCAGTGGATCTTATTTTCGTGTTCCCTGCATTGGTGAGTTTGTGACATGGAAAAAGTCAACAGGCGAAATACTTAAAGGCCAGATAGCCAAAATTTATGATGATCAACGTTGTGCGATTAACATCATGGATGCTGAGGGT comes from Xenorhabdus ishibashii and encodes:
- a CDS encoding helix-turn-helix domain-containing protein, whose amino-acid sequence is MNKKRLSDSRKAQGLSQRELGEKLGFEDEDVAKVTISRYERGIVSPEYKTAHEMAKILDVPLCYFYIEDEKDFFAEQVLNLHRTGNTKLEEELSIARERIQQYEKALKTVLEITQGEILKLEKGA